A genomic segment from Streptomyces antibioticus encodes:
- a CDS encoding TAXI family TRAP transporter solute-binding subunit: MSKVFPRISRRRALQGAAAGVVTLGLLLWWLLPLGEAPPSGSITFSTGTTRGVYQEYGSLLRDELAKDMPNLKVTLRTSNGSQENVARVANGEADFTIAAADAVQAYEAQNPKSSARLRGVARLYDDYVQLVVARGSKVRSLADLKGLTVATGLPGSGVRLIAERVLKAAGVDPAADITAVSEGIDTGPQKLQRGDIDAFFWSGGVPTGGLRDLAGSFDFRFVPIDATLVAKMHDADRSTGYYRATNMPESAYPTIQNGETVPTIAVSNLLMTRTDLDPRLTEWLTRTVIKSRDDIGSRVHSAQLVDLRTAIYTDPLRLHDGARRYYRSVKP; the protein is encoded by the coding sequence ATGTCCAAGGTGTTCCCCCGGATCAGCCGACGTCGGGCGCTGCAAGGTGCGGCGGCCGGTGTCGTCACGCTCGGTCTGCTGCTGTGGTGGCTGCTGCCCCTGGGCGAGGCCCCGCCGAGCGGCTCGATCACCTTCAGCACGGGCACGACCCGCGGTGTCTACCAGGAGTACGGCTCCCTGCTCCGCGACGAGCTGGCGAAGGACATGCCGAACCTGAAGGTGACGCTGCGGACCAGCAACGGCTCGCAGGAGAACGTCGCGCGCGTGGCGAACGGCGAGGCCGACTTCACCATCGCCGCCGCCGACGCGGTGCAGGCATACGAGGCGCAGAACCCGAAGTCCTCGGCCCGGCTGCGCGGCGTGGCCCGCCTCTACGACGACTACGTACAGCTCGTCGTGGCACGCGGCTCGAAGGTGCGGTCCCTGGCCGATCTGAAGGGCCTGACCGTGGCGACGGGGCTGCCGGGATCGGGCGTACGGCTGATAGCGGAACGGGTGCTCAAGGCGGCCGGAGTGGACCCGGCCGCGGACATCACGGCGGTGTCGGAGGGCATCGACACCGGCCCCCAGAAGCTCCAGCGGGGTGACATCGACGCGTTCTTCTGGTCGGGCGGGGTGCCGACGGGCGGTCTGCGCGACCTGGCCGGGAGCTTCGACTTCCGGTTCGTGCCGATCGACGCCACGCTGGTCGCCAAGATGCACGACGCGGACCGCTCGACCGGCTACTACCGCGCGACGAACATGCCCGAGTCGGCGTACCCGACCATTCAGAACGGCGAGACGGTACCGACGATCGCGGTGTCCAACCTGCTGATGACCCGCACGGACCTGGACCCCCGGCTCACCGAATGGCTGACCCGGACCGTGATCAAGAGCCGGGACGACATCGGCTCACGCGTGCACTCCGCCCAGCTCGTCGACCTGCGCACGGCGATCTACACCGACCCCCTCCGCCTGCACGACGGCGCCCGCCGCTACTACCGCTCGGTCAAGCCGTAG
- a CDS encoding MazG nucleotide pyrophosphohydrolase domain-containing protein, whose amino-acid sequence MSSSPVELVREFHRVFGLDARTTPTEVAPSLAAHRGELLAEEAAEVAEVAVDGPLDRLAHELADVVYVAYGTALIHGIDLDVVLAEIHRSNMTKLGPDGQVARREDGKVLKGEHYEAPDVSAVLRRQGWIPGGAS is encoded by the coding sequence ATGAGTTCTTCGCCTGTCGAACTGGTCCGTGAGTTCCACCGCGTCTTCGGGCTCGACGCCCGCACCACCCCGACCGAGGTGGCGCCGAGCCTCGCCGCGCACCGCGGTGAGCTGCTCGCCGAGGAGGCGGCGGAGGTGGCCGAGGTGGCGGTCGACGGCCCGCTGGACCGGCTCGCGCACGAACTGGCGGACGTCGTCTACGTCGCCTACGGCACAGCCCTGATCCACGGGATCGACCTCGACGTGGTGCTCGCCGAGATCCACCGGTCCAACATGACGAAGCTGGGCCCCGACGGCCAGGTGGCCCGCCGGGAGGACGGCAAGGTCCTCAAGGGCGAGCACTACGAGGCACCGGACGTGTCGGCGGTCCTGCGCCGCCAGGGCTGGATACCTGGCGGCGCGTCCTAG
- a CDS encoding cation:proton antiporter, producing MHSSAVLLIEFGSIILGLGLLGRFAARFQFSPIPLYLLAGLAFGEGGLLPLGASEEFVATGAEIGVILLLLMLGLEYSASDLVSNLKAHYPSGLVDGALNALPGAAAALLLGWGPVAAVVLAGVTWISSSGVIAKVLGDLGRVGNRETPVILSVLVLEDLAMAVYLPIITALVAGAGLAAGSVTLAVALGVAGLVLFAAVRYGRVISRFVSSDDPEKLLLVVLGLTILVAGVAQQLQVSAAVGAFLVGIALSGEVAEGAHTLLSPLRDLFAAVFFVFFGLHTDPASIPPVLLPALALAVVTAATKIATGYWAARRAGVSPKGRWRAGGALVARGEFSIVIAGLAVSAGIEPSLGPLATAYVLLLVVLGPLTARYTEPIATWWTGRRKPPAGTRTAAGATASGTGAQEQLPEAQR from the coding sequence GTGCATTCTTCCGCCGTTCTGCTGATCGAATTCGGTTCCATCATCCTGGGCCTCGGCCTGCTCGGCCGGTTCGCCGCCCGATTCCAGTTCTCGCCGATCCCGCTGTATCTGCTGGCCGGTCTGGCCTTCGGCGAGGGCGGACTGCTGCCCCTCGGCGCGAGCGAGGAGTTCGTCGCGACCGGCGCCGAGATCGGCGTCATCCTGCTGCTGCTCATGCTCGGCCTGGAGTACTCGGCGAGCGATCTGGTCTCCAACCTCAAGGCGCACTACCCCTCCGGTCTCGTGGACGGCGCCCTCAACGCGCTGCCCGGTGCGGCCGCCGCCCTGCTGCTGGGCTGGGGCCCGGTGGCGGCCGTGGTCCTGGCGGGCGTCACCTGGATCTCGTCGTCCGGTGTCATCGCCAAGGTCCTCGGCGACCTGGGCCGGGTCGGCAACCGCGAGACACCGGTCATCCTCAGCGTCCTCGTCCTCGAGGACCTGGCGATGGCGGTCTACCTGCCCATCATCACGGCGCTGGTGGCCGGGGCCGGGCTGGCCGCGGGCAGCGTCACCCTGGCCGTCGCGCTGGGCGTCGCGGGGCTCGTGCTGTTCGCCGCCGTGCGCTACGGCCGGGTCATCTCGCGCTTCGTGTCGAGCGACGACCCGGAGAAGCTGCTGCTCGTGGTGCTCGGCCTGACCATCCTGGTCGCCGGTGTGGCCCAGCAGCTCCAGGTGTCGGCGGCCGTGGGCGCTTTCCTGGTGGGCATCGCGCTGTCGGGTGAGGTCGCCGAGGGCGCGCACACGCTCCTCAGCCCGCTGCGGGATCTGTTCGCCGCGGTGTTCTTCGTGTTCTTCGGACTCCACACCGACCCGGCGAGCATTCCTCCGGTCCTCCTTCCCGCGCTCGCGCTGGCCGTCGTCACCGCCGCGACGAAGATCGCCACCGGTTACTGGGCCGCCCGTCGCGCCGGTGTCTCACCGAAGGGACGCTGGCGGGCCGGTGGCGCGCTGGTGGCACGCGGCGAGTTCTCGATCGTCATCGCCGGACTGGCGGTCTCGGCCGGTATCGAGCCGTCCCTCGGCCCGCTGGCCACGGCGTACGTCCTCCTCCTGGTCGTCCTGGGCCCCCTCACCGCCCGCTACACGGAACCGATCGCCACCTGGTGGACCGGCCGCCGCAAGCCGCCCGCGGGGACGCGTACGGCCGCGGGTGCCACGGCCTCCGGCACCGGCGCGCAGGAGCAACTGCCCGAGGCGCAGCGGTAG
- a CDS encoding cation:proton antiporter regulatory subunit, translating into MSAPRLRTTPLPGIGVQYDLVTREQRHLSVVAHRDGTRTVGLYQADDPDSCSHSIHLTGAEAGSLIDALKPTHHSASLLYTTDLGLVAERIEVSATSRWNGRLLGDTRMRTETGASIVAVLRRAEAIPSPAPDFRLAGGDTLIVIGTREGVDAAAAILGRE; encoded by the coding sequence GTGTCTGCTCCACGCCTCCGGACGACACCGCTGCCAGGTATAGGAGTCCAGTACGACCTCGTGACGCGCGAGCAGCGCCATCTCTCGGTGGTCGCGCACCGCGACGGCACCCGCACCGTCGGCCTCTACCAGGCCGACGACCCGGACTCGTGCTCGCACTCCATCCACCTGACCGGCGCCGAGGCGGGATCGCTGATCGACGCGTTGAAGCCCACCCACCACAGCGCGAGCCTCCTCTACACGACGGACCTCGGACTGGTCGCCGAGCGCATCGAGGTCTCGGCCACCTCCCGCTGGAACGGCAGGCTGCTGGGCGACACCCGGATGCGCACGGAGACGGGCGCGTCGATCGTGGCCGTGCTGCGGCGGGCCGAGGCGATACCGTCCCCCGCGCCGGACTTCCGCCTGGCGGGTGGTGACACCCTCATCGTCATCGGCACCCGCGAAGGCGTGGACGCGGCCGCGGCGATCCTCGGTCGGGAGTGA
- a CDS encoding sensor histidine kinase, which produces MSLFWRIFALNALGLVVAAALLLGPVTVSTPVLPGEAFVVLAGLAVLLAVNVVVLRVGLAPLGRLGRAMAAADLLRPGARAVVSGPVETAGLITTYNAMLDRLEAERAASAGRALSAQERERHRIARELHDEVGQTLTAVLLQLKRVADRAPAELREELGQAQEATRAGLDEIRRIARRLRPGVLDELGLISALRSLAAEFTDHGLTVRPELRPGLPPLPQETELVLYRVAQEALTNTARHSGADHAELRLRPAADGVELLVRDNGRGLDGTTGEGAGIRGMRERALLIGARLVVTSGVGQVPGTVVGRGRGSAAGVGEAAWRGAADRFDPGRAGTEIRLWVSSLMPSAEPVTGVPDGERAAAAGSGAGR; this is translated from the coding sequence GTGTCGCTGTTCTGGCGGATCTTCGCCCTCAACGCCCTCGGCCTCGTCGTGGCCGCCGCGCTGCTGCTCGGTCCGGTCACCGTATCCACTCCGGTCCTGCCGGGGGAGGCGTTCGTCGTCCTGGCCGGTCTCGCCGTGCTCCTCGCCGTCAACGTCGTGGTGCTGCGGGTCGGGCTGGCGCCGCTCGGCCGTCTCGGGCGGGCCATGGCCGCCGCCGATCTGCTGCGACCGGGCGCCCGTGCCGTGGTCTCCGGGCCGGTGGAGACCGCCGGGCTGATCACCACCTACAACGCCATGCTCGACCGGCTGGAGGCCGAGCGCGCCGCCAGCGCGGGACGGGCGCTGTCCGCGCAGGAACGCGAACGGCACCGGATCGCGCGCGAACTCCACGACGAGGTCGGCCAGACCCTGACCGCCGTCCTCCTCCAGCTCAAACGGGTCGCCGACCGGGCACCGGCCGAACTGCGCGAGGAACTCGGCCAGGCCCAGGAGGCCACCCGCGCGGGGCTCGACGAGATCCGCCGGATCGCCCGCCGGCTGCGCCCCGGCGTCCTCGACGAACTCGGGCTGATCAGCGCGCTGCGGTCGCTCGCCGCCGAGTTCACCGACCACGGGCTGACCGTCCGCCCCGAGCTGCGGCCCGGCCTGCCCCCGCTGCCCCAGGAGACGGAACTCGTGCTCTACCGCGTCGCCCAGGAAGCCCTCACCAACACCGCCCGGCACTCCGGCGCCGACCACGCCGAACTCCGGCTGCGCCCCGCCGCCGACGGCGTCGAACTCCTCGTACGCGACAACGGGCGCGGGCTGGACGGGACGACCGGGGAGGGCGCCGGGATCCGCGGGATGCGGGAGCGGGCGTTGCTGATCGGGGCGCGGTTGGTCGTGACGTCGGGGGTGGGTCAGGTGCCGGGGACCGTCGTCGGTCGTGGGCGGGGGAGTGCGGCGGGCGTCGGGGAGGCCGCGTGGCGGGGTGCCGCCGATCGTTTCGACCCCGGGCGTGCGGGGACGGAGATCCGGCTGTGGGTGTCGTCCCTGATGCCGTCCGCCGAACCGGTGACCGGCGTCCCGGACGGCGAACGGGCGGCCGCGGCCGGGTCCGGAGCGGGCCGATGA
- a CDS encoding response regulator has product MSYGREGHDGREGHDGREGSDGRVGPDGRPIRVLLADDHTLVRRGVRLILDGEPDLQVVAEAGDGAEAVEKARAGDIDLAVLDVAMPRMTGIQAARELSRRLPALRILILTMYDNEQYFFEALKAGAGGYVLKSVADRDLVEACRAVVRDEPFIYPGAERALVRSYLDRLHRGHGLDGLPERPITEREEEILKLVAEGHTSREIGALLHISAKTVERHRANLLQKLGMRDRLELTRYAIRAGLIDP; this is encoded by the coding sequence ATGAGCTACGGCCGCGAAGGCCACGACGGTCGCGAGGGCCACGACGGTCGCGAAGGCAGCGACGGTCGGGTCGGCCCCGACGGTCGGCCGATCCGGGTGCTGCTCGCCGACGACCACACGCTCGTCCGGCGCGGCGTGCGGCTCATCCTGGACGGCGAACCCGACCTCCAGGTGGTCGCGGAGGCCGGGGACGGGGCGGAGGCCGTCGAGAAGGCCCGCGCCGGGGACATCGACCTCGCCGTCCTCGACGTGGCCATGCCCCGGATGACCGGCATCCAGGCCGCCCGCGAACTCTCCCGGCGGCTGCCCGCCCTGCGCATCCTCATCCTCACCATGTACGACAACGAGCAGTACTTCTTCGAGGCCCTGAAGGCGGGGGCCGGCGGGTACGTGCTGAAGTCGGTCGCCGACCGGGACCTCGTGGAGGCGTGCCGGGCGGTGGTGCGCGACGAGCCGTTCATCTACCCCGGCGCCGAGCGGGCCCTGGTCCGCTCCTACCTGGACCGGCTCCACCGCGGCCACGGCCTCGACGGTCTGCCCGAGCGGCCCATCACCGAGCGCGAGGAGGAGATCCTCAAGCTGGTCGCCGAGGGGCACACCTCCCGCGAGATCGGCGCGCTGCTCCACATCAGCGCGAAGACGGTCGAACGCCATCGCGCGAATCTCCTCCAGAAACTCGGCATGCGGGACCGCCTGGAACTCACCCGCTATGCGATTCGGGCCGGTCTGATCGATCCCTGA
- a CDS encoding pyridoxal phosphate-dependent aminotransferase, whose translation MRISQRAQAVAPFYAMEFGKHAAALQAQGHHVVKLSLGEPDFGAPPAVVAAMRDVMDGGTSLAYTAALGLPALREAIAGFYRDRHDVDVDPARVVVTAGASAALVLATAALVDPGDEVLIADPSYPCNRQIVESFGARVGLVPTTAETRYQLDAATVRAHWTERTRGVMVATPSNPTGTSVPTSELAAICDLAREHDAWRLVDEIYVDLADHDERGRPPRSALSLDPGAVVINSFSKYFGMTGWRLGWCVVPEPLVPALERLAQNYFLCASAPAQHAALACFTPESLAVCEARRTEFGERRALVLDGLERIGLPVPVPPDGAFYVYFDVSGTGLTSWQFCERALQEAHVALTPGRDFGSHTAETHVRLSYAASADELREGVARLGKFVSSLG comes from the coding sequence ATGAGGATCTCGCAGCGCGCCCAGGCCGTCGCGCCGTTCTACGCCATGGAGTTCGGCAAGCACGCCGCCGCCCTCCAGGCCCAGGGCCACCACGTCGTCAAGCTCAGCCTGGGGGAGCCGGACTTCGGCGCGCCCCCGGCCGTCGTGGCAGCGATGCGTGACGTGATGGACGGCGGTACGTCCCTGGCGTACACGGCCGCCCTCGGCCTGCCCGCGCTGCGGGAAGCCATCGCGGGCTTCTACCGGGACCGGCACGACGTCGACGTGGACCCGGCCCGGGTCGTCGTCACCGCCGGTGCCTCGGCGGCGCTCGTCCTGGCGACCGCCGCGCTCGTCGACCCGGGTGACGAGGTGCTCATCGCCGACCCGTCGTACCCCTGCAACCGGCAGATCGTCGAGAGCTTCGGCGCGCGTGTCGGTCTCGTCCCCACCACGGCCGAGACCCGTTACCAACTGGACGCGGCGACCGTACGCGCGCACTGGACGGAGCGGACCCGTGGGGTCATGGTCGCCACCCCGTCGAACCCCACCGGCACCTCCGTCCCCACCTCCGAACTCGCCGCGATCTGCGATCTCGCCCGCGAGCACGACGCCTGGCGCCTCGTCGACGAGATCTACGTGGACCTCGCCGACCACGACGAGCGGGGCCGCCCGCCGCGCAGCGCGCTGTCCCTCGACCCCGGCGCCGTCGTCATCAACAGCTTCTCGAAGTACTTCGGGATGACCGGCTGGCGGCTCGGCTGGTGCGTGGTCCCCGAACCCCTCGTACCGGCGCTGGAACGCCTGGCCCAGAACTACTTCCTCTGCGCCTCCGCCCCCGCCCAGCACGCCGCGCTGGCCTGCTTCACCCCCGAGTCCCTCGCAGTCTGCGAGGCCCGCCGCACGGAGTTCGGCGAGCGCCGCGCGCTGGTCCTCGACGGCCTGGAGCGGATCGGGCTGCCGGTCCCCGTCCCGCCCGACGGCGCGTTCTACGTCTACTTCGACGTCAGCGGCACCGGCCTCACGTCCTGGCAGTTCTGCGAACGCGCCCTCCAGGAGGCCCACGTGGCCCTCACCCCGGGCCGCGACTTCGGCAGCCACACCGCCGAGACCCACGTACGCCTGTCCTACGCCGCCTCGGCCGACGAACTCCGCGAGGGAGTCGCCCGCCTGGGCAAGTTCGTCTCCTCGCTCGGATAG
- a CDS encoding TetR/AcrR family transcriptional regulator: MAVSERGPRERMVFSAAQLIRRDGVASTGMREVAEHAGAPRGSLQHYFPGGKEQLVNEAVSWAGRYAGNRVARFVAALPEPTPSGLFAAMVRQWTDEYESAGFAGGCPVAAATVDRAESAASTREAAASAFAGWSGAVAGALEDMGVPVERSGALATLMISALEGAILMSRAERDIRPLTTVARELGPLLDGAAVRGG, encoded by the coding sequence ATGGCGGTGTCCGAACGGGGCCCACGGGAGCGGATGGTCTTCAGCGCGGCCCAGCTCATCCGGCGCGACGGGGTCGCCTCGACGGGGATGCGGGAGGTCGCCGAGCACGCGGGGGCGCCGCGCGGATCGCTCCAGCACTACTTCCCCGGCGGCAAGGAACAACTGGTCAACGAGGCGGTGAGCTGGGCCGGCCGCTACGCGGGCAACCGCGTCGCCCGCTTCGTAGCGGCGCTTCCGGAGCCGACGCCGAGCGGCCTGTTCGCGGCGATGGTCCGGCAGTGGACCGACGAGTACGAGTCGGCCGGGTTCGCCGGCGGCTGCCCGGTGGCGGCCGCCACGGTGGACCGCGCGGAGTCGGCCGCCTCCACCCGCGAGGCGGCGGCGTCGGCGTTCGCGGGCTGGAGCGGGGCCGTGGCCGGGGCCCTGGAAGACATGGGAGTCCCGGTCGAGCGCTCCGGCGCGCTGGCCACCCTGATGATCAGCGCCTTGGAGGGCGCGATCCTGATGTCCCGCGCCGAGCGGGACATCCGCCCGCTGACGACGGTGGCCCGGGAGCTGGGGCCGCTGCTGGATGGGGCAGCGGTGCGGGGTGGGTGA
- a CDS encoding NAD(P)-dependent oxidoreductase yields MGPVRTPPSRPPGSSPHSLPTPYDRRHSRGYYDHCHSRASRTGGSVMCDRLGFIGLGVMGRPMALNLARAGTPLVVWNRTPARTAPLREAGAEVVADPAEVFARARTVFLMLADETAVDAVLARGTPDFAPRVTGRTVVHMGTTAPAYSAGLRDDVRAAGGRYVEAPVSGSRTPAEQGELVAMLAGDDDALAAVRPLLAPMCRETFDCGAVPGALLMKFSVNLFLITLVTGLTEAFHFADRHGLDQSLLRDVLDAGPMASAVSRVKAPKLLARDFAVQAAAADVLKNNRLIAEAARAAGLASPLLDVCHTLYGETVDQGYGGEDMVAVLRALEARTAEADAPDVTESTYP; encoded by the coding sequence GTGGGCCCCGTTCGGACACCGCCATCCCGACCTCCCGGTTCGTCGCCCCACAGCCTCCCGACACCCTATGACCGCCGTCATAGCAGGGGCTACTATGACCACTGTCATAGTCGAGCGTCCCGCACCGGAGGGTCAGTCATGTGTGACCGCCTTGGCTTCATCGGCCTCGGTGTCATGGGCCGGCCCATGGCGCTCAACCTCGCCCGCGCCGGAACCCCCCTCGTCGTCTGGAACCGCACCCCGGCCCGCACCGCACCCCTGCGCGAGGCAGGCGCCGAGGTCGTGGCCGACCCCGCCGAAGTGTTCGCGCGGGCGAGGACGGTGTTCCTGATGCTGGCCGACGAGACCGCCGTAGACGCTGTCCTGGCGCGCGGCACCCCCGACTTCGCCCCGCGTGTCACCGGACGCACCGTCGTCCACATGGGCACCACCGCCCCCGCGTACTCGGCGGGTCTGCGGGACGACGTCCGGGCGGCCGGCGGACGGTACGTCGAGGCGCCGGTCTCCGGGTCCCGGACCCCCGCCGAACAGGGCGAACTCGTGGCGATGCTGGCGGGCGACGACGACGCCCTCGCGGCGGTGCGGCCCCTGCTGGCCCCGATGTGCCGCGAGACGTTCGACTGCGGTGCCGTACCGGGCGCCCTGCTGATGAAGTTCTCGGTGAACCTGTTCCTGATCACCCTGGTCACCGGGCTGACCGAGGCGTTCCACTTCGCCGACCGGCACGGACTCGACCAGAGCTTGCTCCGGGACGTCCTGGACGCCGGACCGATGGCCAGTGCCGTCTCCCGGGTGAAGGCCCCCAAGCTGCTGGCCCGCGACTTCGCCGTCCAGGCGGCGGCCGCGGACGTCCTGAAGAACAACCGGCTGATCGCCGAGGCCGCCCGCGCCGCCGGCCTCGCCTCACCCCTCCTCGACGTCTGCCACACCCTCTACGGAGAGACCGTCGACCAGGGCTACGGCGGCGAGGACATGGTCGCCGTCCTGCGCGCCCTGGAGGCCCGCACCGCCGAGGCCGACGCCCCCGATGTCACCGAATCCACCTACCCTTGA
- a CDS encoding PP2C family protein-serine/threonine phosphatase, translated as MPHVAVTALSHPGLLRDRNEDSLVAGPWTLCATVTENPQTLVFPLGSPLVVAVADGLGGHPRGDVASGLVVRRLASVGPVLTDESTVRDTLDTCNRAVYQAAGGDAGGDLAGMGTTVAGVVVRADDLLVFNVGDSRVLAVRDDGLRQVSVDDSPPLAPGQRTTSVVTQCLGGSPDFRPVQAHVTAFPLAHGDRYLVCSDGLTDPVPPDTIEEVLREYDDARAAFELWKAAMAEGGPDNITLALLRISDDAEDAERSRAPAE; from the coding sequence ATGCCGCATGTCGCCGTGACAGCGCTGAGCCACCCCGGACTGCTCCGGGACCGGAACGAGGACAGCCTCGTCGCCGGACCGTGGACCCTGTGCGCGACGGTGACCGAGAACCCCCAGACACTGGTGTTCCCGCTCGGCTCACCCCTGGTCGTGGCCGTCGCCGACGGGCTCGGCGGGCATCCCCGCGGTGACGTGGCCAGCGGACTGGTGGTCCGCCGGCTCGCGTCCGTGGGCCCCGTCCTGACCGACGAGAGCACCGTCCGCGACACCCTCGACACCTGCAACCGCGCCGTGTACCAGGCGGCCGGCGGTGACGCGGGCGGCGACCTCGCCGGCATGGGGACCACGGTCGCCGGAGTCGTCGTACGCGCGGACGACCTGCTCGTCTTCAACGTGGGCGACAGCCGGGTCCTCGCCGTCCGCGACGACGGACTGCGCCAGGTCAGCGTCGACGACAGCCCGCCGCTCGCCCCCGGGCAGCGCACGACGTCCGTGGTCACCCAGTGCCTCGGCGGCAGCCCCGACTTCCGTCCCGTCCAGGCCCACGTGACGGCCTTCCCCCTGGCCCACGGCGACCGCTACCTCGTCTGCAGCGACGGACTGACCGACCCCGTCCCGCCGGACACGATCGAGGAGGTGCTGCGCGAGTACGACGACGCGCGTGCCGCCTTCGAACTGTGGAAGGCGGCGATGGCCGAGGGCGGCCCGGACAACATCACGCTGGCCCTGCTGCGGATCTCGGACGACGCGGAGGACGCGGAGCGCTCGCGAGCCCCGGCGGAATGA
- the miaB gene encoding tRNA (N6-isopentenyl adenosine(37)-C2)-methylthiotransferase MiaB: MTSSSDRSLAVDVQAPKSYEIRTYGCQMNVHDSERLSGLLEDAGYVRAPEGSDGDADVVVFNTCAVRENADNRLYGNLGRLAPRKASRPGMQIAVGGCLAQKDRDTIVKKAPWVDVVFGTHNIGKLPVLLERARVQEEAQVEIAESLEAFPSTLPTRRESAYAAWVSISVGCNNTCTFCIVPALRGKEKDRRTGDILAEIEALVGEGVSEITLLGQNVNAYGSDIGDREAFSKLLRACGTIEGLERVRFTSPHPRDFTDDVIAAMAETPNVMPQLHMPLQSGSDPVLKAMRRSYRQERYLGIIEKVRAAIPHAAITTDIIVGFPGETEEDFEQTLHVVREARFAQAFTFQYSKRPGTPAATMENQIPKEVVQARYERLVALQEEISWEENKKQVGRTLELMVAEGEGRKDGATHRLSGRAPDNRLVHFTKPDQEVRPGDVVTVEITYAAPHHLLAEGAVLGVRRTRAGDAWEKRTAEKAAQPAGVMLGLPKIGAPAPLPAVASGCGCD; encoded by the coding sequence ATGACCAGCAGCAGCGACCGGAGCCTCGCAGTGGACGTTCAAGCACCCAAGAGCTATGAAATCCGCACCTATGGGTGCCAGATGAACGTCCACGACTCCGAGCGGTTGTCCGGACTGCTGGAGGACGCCGGATACGTACGCGCCCCCGAGGGCTCCGACGGCGACGCGGACGTCGTCGTCTTCAACACCTGCGCGGTCCGTGAGAACGCCGACAACCGCCTCTACGGCAACCTCGGCCGCCTCGCTCCCCGCAAGGCGTCCCGCCCGGGCATGCAGATCGCGGTCGGCGGCTGCCTCGCCCAGAAGGACCGCGACACCATCGTGAAGAAGGCGCCCTGGGTGGACGTCGTCTTCGGCACCCACAACATCGGCAAGCTCCCGGTGCTGCTGGAACGCGCGCGCGTGCAGGAAGAGGCGCAGGTCGAGATCGCCGAGTCGCTGGAGGCGTTCCCCTCCACGCTGCCCACCCGCCGCGAGAGCGCCTACGCGGCGTGGGTGTCGATCTCCGTCGGCTGCAACAACACCTGCACCTTCTGTATCGTCCCGGCGCTGCGCGGCAAGGAGAAGGACCGCCGCACCGGCGACATCCTCGCCGAGATCGAGGCCCTGGTCGGCGAGGGCGTCTCCGAGATCACCCTGCTCGGCCAGAACGTCAACGCGTACGGCTCCGACATCGGCGACCGCGAGGCGTTCAGCAAGCTGCTGCGCGCCTGCGGGACGATCGAGGGCCTGGAGCGGGTCCGCTTCACCTCCCCGCACCCGCGCGACTTCACGGACGACGTCATCGCCGCGATGGCCGAGACGCCGAACGTGATGCCGCAGCTCCACATGCCGCTCCAGTCCGGCTCCGACCCGGTCCTGAAGGCGATGCGCCGCTCCTACCGCCAGGAGCGGTACCTCGGGATCATCGAGAAGGTCCGCGCCGCCATCCCGCACGCCGCGATCACCACCGACATCATCGTCGGCTTCCCCGGCGAGACCGAGGAGGACTTCGAGCAGACCCTGCACGTCGTCCGGGAGGCCCGTTTCGCGCAGGCGTTCACCTTCCAGTACTCCAAGCGGCCCGGCACCCCGGCCGCGACCATGGAGAACCAGATCCCCAAGGAGGTCGTCCAGGCGCGCTACGAGCGTCTCGTCGCCCTCCAGGAGGAGATCTCCTGGGAGGAGAACAAGAAGCAGGTCGGCCGCACCCTGGAGCTGATGGTCGCCGAGGGCGAGGGCCGCAAGGACGGCGCCACGCACCGCCTCTCCGGCCGCGCGCCCGACAACCGCCTGGTCCACTTCACCAAGCCGGACCAGGAGGTCCGCCCCGGTGACGTCGTGACCGTCGAGATCACCTACGCCGCCCCGCACCACCTCCTCGCCGAGGGCGCCGTCCTCGGTGTGCGCCGCACGCGCGCGGGCGACGCCTGGGAGAAGCGCACCGCCGAGAAGGCCGCCCAGCCGGCCGGCGTCATGCTCGGCCTGCCGAAGATCGGCGCCCCGGCACCGCTGCCGGCCGTGGCGAGCGGCTGCGGCTGCGACTGA